In the Hydractinia symbiolongicarpus strain clone_291-10 chromosome 13, HSymV2.1, whole genome shotgun sequence genome, TTCTGGAAGTGCTCACCGATATTTTGAAGCAGGTATTTCTTTAGTTGAGGACATAACTTTAATCCACTCGCGTTTACTCaagtatttgatttttttactgttattaCATTATGTTATATAGGGTACCGAATTTGAAAGTCTAGCTGAGACAGTATTAGAGGATCGTTTTGAACGAATGCTGCGTTTACTTGTAAATTATGGTGAAAATCAAGAGTTACCTATCGTTATGGCTTTATGCAATTCTGTTAGCTGTGATGACATggtatgtaattttttaaatttttttctgtgtatGTCTTGTTAATGTATTTTGTTCAGTGCATATCAATTAATGTGATTTGATTTGGCGTATAGGATGAAGTTGCTCGAGTGCTTGTTAATATATTCGATTCAAAAGGATCACTGCATGTTCTCCTTTGGAATTTATTCAAGGACGAGGTAAGTACAAATGATTTTGAAGTACTAATATTATTTCTAAACAagttaaatatatataagaCAAGGAAAGAgaataaccctaaccctaacataAGGCAGAAtcaaatgaaatttttaatgcaggataaatcattttgtttgttttcagtaGAAACAGTAACCATTCTGTTATATCTTGGTTGCAGAATAACTACTGATAAAACTAACCACTGATTAATTTAATGTCATTGCACTTTTCTGTTGTAATGTGCATTGCTTTACCATGGAATGAtattttcaacaacaacaaaaaatctgCTCAATGTAAACTACTCCTTTTAATTTACATATTTTATTCTGAATATCAGAGTCTGTGTTGTCATGTGACACCTACCCATATTGAGGTATTGGTTTTTTATCATGTTTTAAGCTgtgtctcaatttttttattgtagttttaaaataattaatccTTACCCTATTTTTTTCTCAGGTTGATCGAGCTGAAGGACACCAAACATTATTTCGTGGTAACACAATAGCTAGTAAAGCTATGACCTACTCATTTAAAATATATGGCAATGGGTACTTACATTTACTGTTGCATCCGATAATAAGTGAAATGACAAAGCAATGTAGTAAATCATATGAGGTTGATTCGGCAAGGTAATGTTTGGTTTACTGTCTTAGAATAAATAAACGCTTTTCATTAACCCAAATAAGCGAAACAGTTGACACTGAAGCAAAAGGGTTGTTGAATTCAATAAGCACTAACACCCACCCACTACCAAGTTTGGGCCAAATATTTGGGACaattattaataaatttttaaaaatttttaagaaatatctgGAATATGAAAAATAACTGAATTTACTTCACATCTTTAGAGACAAGTTTTAGATAGGCCCTCTTTCAGATTCTCTATAGCAATAGAGTAAATCCTGTTTGTCTGTCTATCTCTTGTTTATGTCTGTAACAACAAtgggtgaagggtctccttaagagacaagagaggagttgaacgtcctccaccataccttagtttaaaggggcgattgtggaagtcccatgaaatgccacatagtgatggtgtcactttaaaaaacacccagtccggtctgtgaacggttggcgctaggaagggcatccagctgtaaaataatgccaaaactctttattaatggccgtaagaatagttaatcagacaaactgcgtaaacggggctggaactctaaggagtgaaggtgtggCGCAccgtaggacagatgtcagatgtgagcatcgcCAGACccttacccagctatcacatcacaaggtagataacactaggttgaggatggctagtgtaaatgttggtactctgagaggtagagcaggtgaagtagttgaaatgttagaacgtagatctgttgatatgtgttgtgttcaggaagtcaggtggagaggagctttagtgagatttgtggagggtaggagggcaaggtataagcttttttggattggtaatagtgatggatatggaggagttggcatattcgttgcagagaagtgggtagaaaaagtaatagatgttatgcgtgttaatagtcgtattgtagtgataaagtttttgataggtaataggattgtcacttttctgtcagtttatgctccacagtgtggactcagtgaggaagataaagataagttttatgatgagttaatagcagtcacatcaaagtttggagacacagaACTTGtaatggtgggcggcgactttaatggtcatgttgggaagtcatctgaaggttatagaggtgtgcatggaggctatggatttgggagcagaaataaggaaggggagagattgcttgagtttggaatggcaacggacatggtggtttgcaacacatcattcagtaagagacagagtaggctgataacatatgagtcaggtggttgtaagacacagatagattactttttgtttagaaagtcagacaagaaagtggtgaaggacgtgaaagttatatcgggggaagagtgtgtttcccagcataggttgctggtttgtgatattatcttgaagagtgtcaaagaagccaagggaaagtacaggccccgtcgaaaagtctggaagctgaaggaagagattgtagcaagacaatttagtgcaaaagttcagcagttagcctacaatagtcaatgtgatagtgacaatgttgaaagtacttggactactttgaagaattgtcttctagaagcttctgatgatacctgtaggtggacgaaaggaccagctagacatagacagacctggtggtggaataatgaggttgaccagtgtataaaggaaaagaggaaactttggaaagagtggaagtcaggtggtagtaaaaatatttacttagaagctaagcgtcgcgctcgtacagcagtgtataaggcaaaatcagaagcagagagaaacagatttgcagatgtgttaagaagggaagaccagcgcaatgaggtattcaagatagcaaagcaaatgaagaagactaatcaagatattgtaggtgagaagtgtatacgtaatgatgaaggtgttttggctagcacagaggaggagaaaagggtagcttggaagaatcattatcagaggttgtttaacactgagtttgattgggacgaggataatttgtctgatgatgatgtcgtagaagggccagctatgcagatcaagacagaatgggtagtggaggctattaggaaattgaagattggcaaggctgcaggagtatcaggtattgttgcagagatggtaaaagcatctgaatatattggagttgagcttattacaagtcttgctaaccagattataaaggatggtgctattccgagtgagtggcagtcgagtgtaatagtgaattgtttcaagggcaagggtgatgcattagaaaggggtaactatagaggtttgaagttggttgatcaagtaatgaaagttattgaaagagtgattgataagttacttagagaaagaattgatatagataagatgcaatttggttttgttccagggcgtggcactacagatgcaatatttttactcagacagcttcaggaaaagtatttaggaaagagaaagaatctctattttgcctttgtagatttagagaaagcttttgatagagtgccacgtaaagttatttggtgggctatgagaaaattaggtgtggatgagtggctagttacgatggttcagtctatgtacagcaatgctagaagtcgtgtcaggattaacaattcacttagtgatgaatttagtgtaaatgttggtgtacatcagggttctgtacttagtcctttgttgtttattctagtcttggaagcgctgtcgatggagttcagaacaggttgtccatgggagttattgtgtGCAGATggtttggttctcatagcagggtcgatggaagaattagttgaaaagtttaagaagtggaagaaaggactagaagagaaagggctgaaggtaaacacagtaaagtctaaagtcatgataagtagcattgcagccaagtgtgaccttgtagttggaaagtggccttgtggagtttgcaggaaaggggttggtagtaactcaattttttgtcagacttgcaagcattgggtacataagaagtgcagtagtattagtggaaggttaagagctggcatacagtttgtatgcaagcgttgcaaaggtgagattatagagaatgaagtatttccagcttgaatgatgtacaacagtggctcgttagagatagttaagaacttctgttacttaggtgatatgttgggcagtgaagggggtgttggaagaagtgttacttgcaggataggttctgcttggaaaatgtTTAGAGAGTTatttcctttattgactagcagagtcctgtcaattgaggtaaaaggtaggttgtatgaggcctgtgtaagaagtgttatgttgtacggtagtgagacatgggcagtgaagcaggaagattttgaccgtttagaaaggaatgatatgagaatggttaggtggatgtgtaatgccagtctgagagacagaaagagttcagatgagctaagaagcaggctaagtctccgtagaattaaagatgttatccagataagaagattgaattggctggggcacttggaaggaatggaggaggataattgggtaagaaagtgtagagacttgatagttcctggggcaaagctcagaggcagaccgagaaagatttggcaggaggttataaggacagacttaatagagaggaagttgagtttagatctaacacagtctagatcagattggaagagggtcattaatatacaccgtccaacccatgctagcatggaaaacggacgttaagccgagaatgatgatgatgatgatgatgatgaaacaaAGAGAAGGTTTTCGTCTACCTAAGTGACTTTCCCACAGAACTTACAGCTTTCCATACTTAACCTTCCTTCTAGCGTTTATAATATGCACAACTTTTGTTTAGACTTCAACCTGGTGAAAACAAAGCAGACAACAGTCAGAATGTGATTGAGTTAGCAAATAAACTAATGGATAAAGTTAAAGCGCTTCGAGAAAGGTAGCCTAAAGTTGTTTGtagcatttatttatttatttaaaaacttggttattcaaacttaaaatttggtccggttatttaaaaaaaaaaaaaactgcaaattttctttttatcactAAAGTTCAGAAAGCATTATAATAAAACTAAACCTTTTCTACAGTAAATGGAAAAGGTTTCTGTAGTTGAGATGATGAATTGTTCTAACATAAATTACAAGGTCTTAGAATATGTTTTATGTCttatatttttgttgtagttTTCCGTCACAGCTTAGAAGTCTATGTTACAGTTTAAACAAGGTATTTTACCCTTCCTGTTACTGCACCTTTTTGCATGCGTTGGCACAAGCTTGCAGTTGCAACAATGCTTGTGTTTCTTTTCACGTTGTAtagacattttaataatttttgcatATTCTGAACTCTTGTAATGCCAATACGtatgtataaattttgtttgtcaTCCATAGGCTGTGCAAAGGCGGTTCCAATCATCATCATATGATGCTGTATCAAGTGCTGTCTTTCTCAGATTCATCAACCCAGCAATAGGTGTGACTCTTTTTTTGCGTTCAGTTTACAGAATGCTGCTTAAGTGGATTATCCTTATACTATTTAACAAATTATATATCCTATCCGATATCCTGGCTTTTTATTCATTAAGTAgtaaataaaacatattctcAGTTTCTATAGCTTGTTTTATTCTTACCAAGAAgggtttttatatatataatatctgCTATTCATCAAATTTGTGGTATTGAAGACCATCGTATTAGAGGTTCAAGTTGCCCTTTTTCAAAAAtaggaaattttcaaaaattgatacaattattttttgtagAAATTCTAGCACTtttgtgtaaatatttttttagaaataacgattttttattaaattataaTGTTTACTGATAAATATATTAGTGTCTCCACATTCCCATGGTATTGTCACTGAGGAAGTACATCCCAATGTGAGGAGAGGACTTATGTTGCTATCTAAGGTGagatgaatttttaaatgttcaaaGCCAATGTTAGAAGTATTATGCATCAGCAAATGAATTaaccaagttgtatcgcctaTTTTCATTGCAAACAGAttaaaataaatagttttttCAAGTTTAAATATAAAGCTTTTAGCATCGTTATTTTGTTTTcgtgtttttattctttattacaTTTTTCCATTAGATTCTACAGAACCTGGCCAACCATTTACATTTTACAAAAGAAGCCCACATGGAGATATTTAATGGTTTCTTGGAAAACAATTTCCACAGAATTCATAGGTAAAATTTTATCTCCGCCCTTGCGAAAGGTTACACAGCACTGGAATCATCActgaaatctttttttcttagttACTTTCGTGAAATCTCTTCCAAACCTGAAATAATCATCAAGGAGAAAGAAGAGAATCTTCCGATAACATTCACTGGCGACAGCAATGTTCGAAGTATTCACAAATTGTTATGGGAATCTCAGGAAACTATGGCAAAATTTCTGATCATGGAAAGGTAATATTTGTGACTAACGGTGAAACCTGGCATCACAtactaaatttaaattaaaaagaatactaAGTGACAGAATATACTCATATATTGCATACATTTTTAGTGACTCTTACacccaataaaaatatattttctgtaTTTTCATACTTAATTAGGATTTTAGCCACAAGGAAAATATTGTTGAATGTATAATTGTTTGATGCATAGGAAAATTGTTATAGGGATTCTGGTATGATTGGTCGAGATCCATTTGAAAAATTAGTGACGCTGCTAGCGCACCTAGGACCTCCTGAAAATCAACCTCTACAGTTGACCGACAggtataataaattaaaataatgttttgatGTATCTTATACTGACTAGAAGACATTTACTGTAGCTTCCAAGTTTTGAATGATTCGCAGTTTTTCTTTTAATGCAAATTTAATGTAGAATAATAAGAGACCGTGCAAACAGTATTGGTTGGAGGTTTGAAGATTTCATGGCGaagcaatcaggtcaaaatcAAGATGAATTAGAGCAATTAAAATCAAAGCAATTATTTTATGGAGATGGAAAATCTAAAACTGGAAGGCCTGTGTTTTACTATATTGCTCGCAGATATTTGTGAGTATCTTACACTTCTTTTAAGAAATTCTATTTGCCATATGTCAGGAAAGATTGTGCCCTATATAACAACTGATTGAAGTTTGTCTAATTCGCCATAttaagattttataaaaaaaactacacTTTTTAAATTAGACAGTGATGAAAATTGCATGTTAAATTACACTTGGCATACATCTCTATACACATCTATGATCTTTATATTGAAATTTCCTGCATATGATTTTTTTCCATCATTTAAACTATGCTTGTGAACTATTAGAGtacaaatgtgtttttttctttaatttatcaTCTCTGACAAatcctttt is a window encoding:
- the LOC130623337 gene encoding uncharacterized protein LOC130623337 yields the protein MLGSEGGDGRSVTCRIGSAWKKFRELLPLLTSRVLSIELKGRLYESCVRSVMLYGSETWAVKQENLDRLERNDMRMVRWMCNASLRDRKSSDELRSSLCRIKDVIQIRRLNWLGHLERMKEDNWVRKCRDLIVPGAKPRGTIKSLHFLTQLSSSIPSKCPSQFNLLIWITSLILRRLSLLLSSSELFLSLRLALHIHLTILISFLSKRSKSSCFTAHVSLPYNITLLTQASYNLPFTSIDRTLLVNKGNNSLNIFQAEPILQVTLLPTPPSLPNISPK